The Silene latifolia isolate original U9 population chromosome Y, ASM4854445v1, whole genome shotgun sequence sequence ACTCAATTCCCTTGAAGTAATTCTTCAACCTTTGCCCATTGACCTTTATCACTTTTCCCGAGGTCGGGTCTTCTACCTCCACCGCTCCATGTGGAAAGACTTTCTTGACTTTGTAAGGCCCAAACCACCTCGACCTTAGCTTGCCGGGAAATTCTTGAAACGACTTTGAAAAAACAAAACATCCTCTCCCTCCTTAAAAAACCTTCTTGTTACCATCTTGTCATGGCAAGACCGagccttttccttgtaaatgctagcattgtcataggcattgtgcctaagctcttccaattcttgtatttgaagcttccgGTGCAATTCCGCCTCATCGACATTTTGATTGAAAGCCTTAattgcccaataggctttgtgTTCAACTTCTACGGGAAGGTGGCATCCCTTCCCATAAATTAGCCTATATGGGGACATGTCGATTGGGTCTTATAAcccgttctataagcccatagagCATCTTCAAGCCTCTTCCTCCAATCCTTCTGGTCGGGATTTACCGTTCTTTCCAAGATATGCTTAATCTCCCGGTTAGAGACTTCCGCTTGACCGTTTGTTTGGGGGTGATAGGCCGTAGAAACCTTGTGAagcacaccatatttttgaagcaaGGTTGAGATCACCTTGTTGCAAAAATGAGTTCCCCTATCACTCACAATGGCCTCTGGGAAGCCGAACCTTGAGAATATGTTGCTCTTGATAAATGCCttcaccgtttttgcatcatcacatCTCGTGGGAatggcttccacccacttagaAACGTAATCAACCGCCAAGAGGATGTAGAGGTATCCATAAGAATTAGGGaatggtcccatgaagtctattcccCATACATCTAAAATCTCCAAGTAaagcatcggttgttggggcatttcgttcCTACGTGAGATGTTGCCAAAGCGTTGGCATCTATCGCAAGTAGTGACGAAAGTATGAGCATCTTTGAACAACTTGGGTCAATAAAACACGCACTCTAGGATTTTTCGTGCCGTTCTATGAGACCCAAAGTGGCCCCCACAAGCGTACTCGGGCAATGTTTGAGGATGGATGGAATCTCTACATCCGGCACACAACGCCGAATGACTTGATCTTGGCACATCTTCCATAGGTATGGCTCATCCCATATGTAGAATCTAGAATCGGCCTTTATCCTATTCCTTTGACTTGATGAGAGTGAGGGTGGAAATTTCTTGGTTACCATATAGTTGACAAGGTtagcataccaaggctcaacggccTTCATAGAATATAGAGATTCAAGTGGTAAGCTACCGTCCACTACTCGCATGGTCTTCACTAGATCCTCATTAATGTGAATCCGACTCAAatgatcggccaccacattagcacTGCCTTGCTTGTCCTTGATCTCAATATCAAACTCACTCAAAAACAGAACCCATCTCATTAGCCTTGCTTTGGTGTCTTTCTTGTCAACAAGTTGTCTTATAGACTTGTGGTCGGTATAAATGATGACCTTGGCACCCAAGAGATAAGCCCGGAACTTTTCAATAGCATACAccaccgccaagaattccttctcCGTGGTAGTGTAGTTCTGTTGAGCATCATTAAAAAGTGAAGAAGCATATTGTATCACATGAGCAACCTTCCCGtccctttggcctaaaaccgcgccaagggcataatcactagcatcggtCATGATTTCAAAAGGGAGGTCCCATCATGGAGCTTGAATTATCGGGGCCGTCACAAGCTTTTCCTTCAAAAAATCAAATGCCAACCTACACGCATCATCAAAaacaaactccacatccttgtgcaaaagcttgcacaaggggttagcaatcttggagaagtcCTTAATAAATCGATGGTAGAAGCCCGCGTGTCCTAGGAACGACCTTATCTCCCGAGTATTAGTAGGATATGGCAAGGTTTTTATCACTTCAACCTTAGccacatccacctcaatccctctctttgagactatgtgacctaacacgatgccgcttttatccataaagtgacatttttcggaattcaacacaaggtgtgactctatgcatcgtgataggaccatagttaggtggtccaagcaagcttcaaaattatctccatggacggtgaagtcgtccatgaagacctctaagactctttctaaaagatccgagaaaagactcaccatGCAACGTTGAAATGTACCAGGAGCATTACATAAACCGAAGGGTATCCTTCGGTATGCATATGTTCCGAAAGGGCATGTGAATGTTGTCTTGGATTGATCTTCCGGACGTATGGGAATTTTAAAGTATCCGGAATATCCGTCCAAGAAACAATAGAATTCCTCCCCCTAgcctctctagcatttggtctAAAAAGGGTAGAGGAAAATGATCTTTGAAAGTCACGACAATTAGGCGGCGGTAATCGATGCAAACTCTCCACCCGGTTTGAATCCGGGTGGGAATTAAAGATCCTTCTTTGCCCTCGATTACCGTCACACCACCCTTTTTAGGTACACATTGAGTGGGACTTACCCATTGAGAGTCTCTAATGGGGTAAATGATTCCCATTTGGAGTAGTTTGATGATCTTTTCCTTCACCACCTCCATCATTGGTGGGTTTAATCTTCTTTGTGGTTGCCGAACCGGCTTTGCTTCCCCTTCCAAACGGATCTTGTGCATGCAAACGCTTGGGCTTATCCCTTTTAGATCCGCAATACTCCACCCAAAAGCTTCCTTGTACTTATGCAAAACATCCACCAATCTCCTTTCTTGAtcaccctcaagttggtttgaaattatgaggggtaGAGTGTTGTTTGCCCCAAGAAAGACGTACTTCAAATGGTCGGGGAGTTATTTTAGATTTGGAGTGGGTGGCTTTATGATGGAgggaagtggtctttcaaggGAGGCTTCAAGGGGGAGGAATTTGGATGGGTAGTCAAAAGAATAGGAAGAAAAACAAGACTTAGTGGAGCTGGGAATTGCACAAGCTGCGCTGGGGGTCTGTGCAGGCTGCGCAGGATTGTGCAGGCTGCGCATGGGgcttgcgcaggctgcgcctgTGCTCGACATTTCCTCCTcaatttctttcatttctttttcttcctttgattcttctagtggttcttccttttccaatgcctctatattttcctgcacatcacgagacaacaaaaaccgcaacccttccttctcgacattgttagtgagggccacctcaagtgggtccctatgactCAATTGGTAAACTCGATTTACCAAAGGTTCAATTTTATCAAGAAAGTAGAAAAAACTCAAATCATCGGTCTTTTTCATCGTCTCATACACATTATACTTCAAAactttcccttcaaattccatggtcaaagttccatcatacatgtcaagtTTGGTTTTGGAGGTTCTCATAAAAGGCCTCCCTAGCAAGAGGGGTGTAGCCTTAGAGTCCGGTTCCATGTCCAAAACATAAAAATTGGCCGGGAATATGAATTTATcaacctctaccaacacatcttctacaagaccTTTGGGGTGAATTGTAGAGCGATCCGCCaattggatcacaacattggtcttagacaagggaggcaattctaaggtctcataaatggaataaggcatggcattaatagaggaccccgagtctagcatagctctagcaaaagctttgccttcaattgagcacggtatagttagcatgcccgaatcatcgcactttttgggaatattttgtttgaaaattgccgagacatgcctactaaccgtgactctTTCAACTTCTTTTGttggcttccgtttaggggtgcaaagttccttgacaaactttgcatacctaggaatggttttgatgatagtaaaaagagggatgttgacctcacatttcctaaaagtttcataaagatcggagtctttatcaaacttcttgggatTTGTGAGGGCACTTGGAAATGGTACATCCGGTTCATATTCCTTTTCAATCTCTTTGAGTTGATCCTTTGTGTTGGTGcttccttcctttcctttgtcaatgctcaaagggctcttttctttttcctcattagcttttgaagatgaccctttctcttgttcaaccacaagctcttcttcaatttgctcttcaatttcaataaccctttcttgtgacttgccccttctcttcttcttggaggagattctaaagttctccccttcctcaatgtCATAGCACTAGCATTCTCTCTAGGAGGAAATGTAGTGGAGGTGATAGAAGTGGAATTCCTTTTGTTTTGCTTGGCAAGTGCTTGAGTAATTTGTCCAAGTTGGACCtcaaggttggcaaccttggcatcactaacacCCTTGTCGGCTTCAATCTTGTCAAACCTCTTGTTTGTTTtgacttgctcttgcaaaatgtttttaagcaagtcttgaacacttggttccttttgagaattggtgttgttaccttgattgcgaaattgggatgattgaccttggttttggtttctaccttggttgttgaaattcccattcctatttccttgagaaTTTGAGCCTTAACCTTGTCGGGAGTTTTGGtccctcaagtggttgaattggCCATTCACAAAACtctttgaggtgtcaccaccccaaccaagtcGAGGGTTGTCTCTACTCCTAACATTGTAAGTGTTGCCACTAGGATCATAGTTGTAATATCCTCCCCCGGAAGGATTCCTAGCATTGTAATGCCCATGGCCCATTGCACTTACATTTTCCACAccaattccttcttcaatcatAATGGGGCAAGCTTCCTCCAAATGAGGACCTTGGCAATAGTTGCACTCCACTTGATTCCCTTTACCCCCATCTTTGTTTGGATTGTTCACCAACATATTCTTCACTAGGTGAGTTAAGTCATTCACATTTTGCTCAAGATTTTGAGTAGATGAGGAACAGGTTCCCATTAAAGATGTATTCCTTGTTCCCTTTGGCTTCTTCCATAATTCCTTGTAGTTGAGGCAAGTCTCTCTATGATTTCCTTGGCATCTATTATGGAGAAATTCTCCAAACCTCCTCCGGTAGTGGAATTGACCATTCTTTGATCATCTTGGCCTAACCCTTCATAGAAGTTCACAAGGAGATCATCATCACTCAACCCATGGTATGGGCATTGGGCTACCAACTTCttgaacctctcccaatactcatatatAGTCTCCCCATTGTCTTGCTCTATTGTGGTAATGGCCTTGTTTGCACGGTTGTGGCGTGCATCGGGGTAGTACTTCTCAAGGAAAGCCGCCTTCATTTCCTTCCAAGTTCTTATAGATCCCGGAGGAAGATAAAAGAGCCAATCTTTGGTCGAATCCAATAAAGAAAATAGGAAGGCCCGTAGTTTGAATTGATCCTCCGTCACCCCATTCGGAATGGCAccttcacacatcatgtgaaaTTCCGAAAGGTGACGGTTTGGGTCATTCCCCGCATGGCCATGGAACTTAGGCAAGTTATGAATAAAGAAGCCTTTGAGTTCGAAATTTGCATTGGCTCCTAAAGGGGGATAGGGGATACACAAGGGTTGCTCATCATAATTCCTTGCTCGTATCTCCCAGATGGTTCTTATGTCATTCGCCATGCGGGATACTCTACTTCAATCGGATTTACTTCAATAGGTTCTTCCGAAATTGCTTCTTCTACTCGATGTGCCCTTTGTGCTCTTTGGTACCAAGGATTGGTAAATAACCACGAATATGCACCAAAGGAGTCCTCTTCAACGAGGGTTGATTCACCGTTGTGTGGAGAACTATACATAAACCTTTGCAATACACACACAAGTTAGAACTTCCACTTACTTTCAAGAACAAAGAGAAGAGAAATGACTAACATGTAATTTACAATCAAGCCTTTAGCTACGTTGCCCTTCCCCGAAAAGCCAAAATTTGATAGAGAATGAGACTAGGTCGTTAAATgctagaattaacctatcaaattaacaatttataaaccaaactcgactatacactatgcaattaagaatagtagtaaagggaagtaagggtcgaacccaagagaagagaTTTAAGACTAAAAGCTTGAATTTAGATTAATGGAAATGGACAAAGCACAAGACTATGCACAAACTATGGGTATTAACAATGAACAGCAATAGAGAGACATATATGGAGAATTGGCATGGAGGAAACAAGTAACAAAATGAAAGAGATGTGATTTTTCCTATGAAACAAGACAACAAACACGTGGTATGCAAATAACAATTATAAGAGGTGAGAacttggtataatcctacaagtttcaacttttctcaaagcaagactcttttctctccaatttcatttacccaacaacaatcctcaagcaaatgattaccactatctaagccaacaatgataatcctacttaaactacaaattctaacattaaaccatgtagGAATTGTAGAGAAGAGCATGAAGAGcaaaccaagaggaaagtaaatgggatatcacaaagatatgGCTAAGCCAACAAATCCAATGATATAATaaatttctactcacaaaggttgatactttaaaccaagatatcaATAATCATGAGATACTCAAACAAGTTATCACAAAAGCAAGGAACtttgcaataaacaagcaatagatgaacattaaagaggcaaggataattacttctcacaacaaaacatccATCATGTCAttaaaacttagaaattgaaataaatgaaagagtagagattaaggagtcaatacaatgataaagatgaaagcttgcaatggattacaccaagcagggaaggatttagccttccatatgttagaaatatatatctcattataatacatattcatatatgtgatgatttaatttagtcataaaattaaacattgatcttatgcatgcaaacaataaagaaaataaggaagaaatcatcaacccttacattgattatttcggattattgggtacaaataagatctccttcttacttgttcttgagcactccaaaatcgaagaacaaggattcaagtgtagaatccctcccaaggatttatacccaaggtaaactcttaacaaaattaatattattattactagaacaatattaatttaaataaaaatgacccaaaaatatttattttggttctcttaattcggctaagaggaggaagaaaagggaagatttttatctctctaaaactcttattttagatgtgtaGAATGAATAATACTCCACTAGTTTCTcatgtagtgtataaggtaaattATACAGCAAAAGACCCTTAGCCTTGctcttgaaaaaccgggtaaAGGGGGTGTGGAaatagccaatgcatgatcaaggttcTCTTCACGAAGacaagtaggtttgcatggctattccttaggttaatgattgtgttttccatataaaataatcaacacaatattttgcctaatgcaccctaaatttcggtacatatagataaaatggactccattttatttttgtcaatttgtcaatttgtcacatgtcacatgtcacataaaattgttatgtatttttaacatattaaaaattaacgcattaataaaaatttGTCATataaaaaatcgacttagtaattcataattacttgtaccaaaatattttaccaattataaatcacaacatcttgtatttataataatttattcattcaaatgcaattgtttccttaaacaataatttcatctaagtaataaaacaattcgattacttagaccgtatcttatttaatcaaattacaatgagacacgtaaatattacttccaaaatcgtccgtcaattttaagtaatttaattgatcCGTATCGTcgtacgatcaattaaatgatcaattaagagtgttaccctttaggtatgacctaaggggatcaactggtcaccaccgtctcacgacagtaatgtcaaactctagtcagcaaatcattaccgatatgtgtggaccagttgacagtaaaatattacttcccaattgtattctttaaaatgagatttaaacatgtgatcatcatgatcaacagttgtgatcgcattattgtcggaggacacatattccaacaccaaaGTCTTCATAAACCCAACAACTAAGGAAATAGTACAACTTTGAATGGAAATTGtcctctaaattattacaagattagaaCCCTAAAAATGAGATTAGCTGAGATGATATGATGGTAGGTGAATGctttaggtcttcaaactctcgggtatatatagggcttcacgaaaacctagaaagatttccaaTTAAGAAGCCCAAAGAGGAGATTAGAAAACCCGTATAGCAGaggtgcgcaggctgcgcaagaactattcttgcctgcgcaatcgtgcgcacttgcgcaccctgtttgcgcaggctgcgcacaggCTCGCATTTTTGGACTTCTAATTCCCAAGAGATAGACCCCTTCAAATGCCttcatttcttctaatcttcattcCTATTTCTCCCAACTGGTTTTCGAGTTAGAAGTGAGCTTCTCGTGCCTTGTCTTGAGTTTTGAAAGGTGCTCTATTGCCTCTCGGGTTTCGTGCATTAAGATCGAGTGTCCAACCAAGGTAAAGTGCACAAGTTACCACAACATACCCAATTGCCAATTGCTAGGAAAAGCAtactaaaagacccatattaaaagacacaagggtgataaaatcaccctcttagaccgtcACAAAACATTACTATCACTAGGCATAAGCTTGTTCTTTCTTTTTGATGGGAACCTTTCTTTCCTGAGGTGTAGCCAGACCAGATCTCCTGCCTcaaattccttcttctttctaGGCTTCTTGGATTGTTTCTTGTACAACTCATTGGACCTTTTAATTTGTTTCTTTAAAGTTTTATACAGCTTCAGCAGTTGTTCATCTGTTCTCTTGGCATCAGGATTAAACTCTTCCCTTGGGACAGAGGACAAGTCCAAGGCCATGAGTGGATTAATTTCATAGTCTATCTCAAAAGGATTGTGACCCGTAGCAGTAGATGGTGCTCTGTTAAATGCAAATTCAGCTACAGCTAGCTTTAAATCCCAATCTTTCAAAGTCTTGCTAACTAGACACCTTAATATCCTTCCCAAAGTTTTgttagtgacctcagtttggccatctgtctgTGGGTGGTGGGAGGTACTGAACATGAGCTTTATCTTTAGCAGCTTCCATAGGGTCTTCTAGAAGTAAC is a genomic window containing:
- the LOC141630890 gene encoding uncharacterized protein LOC141630890, whose translation is MVFVDRFIKMAYFIACKKTEDVSSVAELYFKEIVRLHGIPKTIVSDRDTKAPSTATGHNPFEIDYEINPLMALDLSSVPREEFNPDAKRTDEQLLKLYKTLKKQIKRSNELYKKQSKKPRKKKEFEAGDLVWLHLRKERFPSKRKNKLMPSDSNVL